In a single window of the Littorina saxatilis isolate snail1 linkage group LG3, US_GU_Lsax_2.0, whole genome shotgun sequence genome:
- the LOC138960977 gene encoding 52 kDa repressor of the inhibitor of the protein kinase-like encodes MVQENTGTTSSQPSTAGFKNQHGWQQQPTQLHKPRGAERQTCRSNPPAETTEDFFRRSIAIPFLDHLIAQLDSRFTTGSEIAVDGMGLVPSCIVAEGRIEPVPEGIQRLASLWEADLPSFEALDTEYVRWRHKWEGAAADAPVPDTVAEALRSCPEDFFPNIHRMLILLSTLPITTVECERTISGIRTLKSYLRTTMGETRLNGLALMRTHRHITVDIDDVVDRFANRYRTAMALQPRRLLNS; translated from the exons ATGGTGCAGGAAAACACAG GAACGACATCATCGCAACCTTCCACAGCTGGTTTCAAGAATCAACACGGATGGCAGCAACAGCCGACTCAACTACACAAACCCAGAGGTGCAGAACGACAGACGTGTCGGAGTAACCCGCCAGCAGAGACAACTGAAGATTTCTTCCGCAGGTCCATAGCCATTCCGTTTCTGGACCACCTCATCGCCCAGCTGGACTCTCGCTTCACCACCGGGTCTGAAATTGCCGTGGACGGGATGGGGCTTGTGCCCTCGTGCATCGTGGCGGAAGGCAGGATTGAGCCA GTTCCAGAGGGTATCCAGCGCCTAGCAAGCCTGTGGGAGGCAGATCTCCCAAGCTTCGAGGCACTGGACACAGAATACGTACGCTGGAGGCACAAGTGGGAAGGTGCTGCTGCAGACGCCCCCGTCCCTGACACCGTGGCTGAGGCTTTAAGATCATGTCCTGAAGACTTTTTCCCCAACATCCACAGGATGTTGATCCTCCTCAGCACACTCCCCATCACCACGGTTGAATGTGAAAGAACGATAAGCGGGATACGAACCTTGAAATCGTATCTGCGCACAACTATGGGCGAAACCAGACTAAACGGCCTAGCACTCATGAGGACCCACCGACACATCACAGTGGACATCGATGATGTCGTTGACCGGTTTGCCAACAGGTACCGTACAGCCATGGCTTTGCAGCCTCGTCGATTGCTCAACTCCTGA